ATGAACTAATTAATTAGATTATAATTAATACTGTAATCTtaagaagaagataaaataaaggggtgtgctatccacacatctctttttacttctcacataccctttgttaatttttgtctgttgatcttcttcaattcattcgatccgacagCCGACaattagaagggtgtgtgagaagtaaaaaatggtgtATGGATATCACACTCCTAAGTAAAAGAATATGCAAGAAAATTATTGGTTTATTGTAATGGAATAGTAGCCACTCTGTGTACCTTTCATGATTTGGCTACCTCTGATGCAAATCTCTCCAGCTTGATTTCGCGTAAGCGAAACACCCGTATCAGGGTCAACAATTTTCATCTCTGCATTTCTTACAACAGTCCCGCACGCACCTGATTTTATCTCAAATGGTTCCTTTGCAAATGCTAAGCACATTGACAGCACAGGTCCAGCCTCTGTCATTCCATACCCCTGAACAAATTTCAACGTATATTATTTCACACCATTATTTTCATATTCAAAGACTGTATGACATATATGGTTAacaaatgggtacaaataacaAAATCTGTATGACATATATGGTTGacaaatgggtacaaataacaAAAACTGTATGACATATATTGTTGAAAAATGTAATATAGGACAATTTGTGGGACATATAATATAGGACAATTTGTGGTATTAAACCGCTCCCTtcattatcaattttttttttaattaattcatcttcatatttaaataagaagttttaaGCTCAACTTATATATTGACTATAACGTATTATatttatgttgaatttgatACTTAATTAGTGATTAATCCATTCTATAGTCTAACTCAATCAACCACACACGAATACATAAGTTACTATCAACTGTTGATATTACGGCTTGCACTTGCATCAACAACTAACACAACTCTTACTCAAATTTTAAATCATGGCCCCACGAAAATAAAGTTGGTAAACAAATATGGCATTTATAGCATTTTCCGGACTAAAATTACCAAAACATGATTGAGGATGAGAATCACTCAACCACTTAGGAAATATggtgtgtatatatatctaGAGAGAAATCCAATTAAAGACGTTATTTAATTGAATTACCTGTCCAAGTTTGGCATTAGGTAACTTAGCCCTCACTGTATCCTCAAGCTCCTTCCCCATCGGCGCCGCACCGGACATCACCATCCTTATCGATGACAAGTCGTACCGGTCTAAGTCGGGGCTTTTGGCAATACTCAAAACGATCGGAGGTACAAAAGGCGCAATCGTCACCTTGTACTTCTCCACCAGCTCCAACAACTTGGTGATCTCAAACTTCTGCATGATCAGTATCGCCGCCCCAACTCTGAGTCCGCAGAGAAACACTGAATTGAGGGAGTAGATATGGAACAAGGGCAGCACGCAGAGGATCACGTCCTCACTGTGGAAATACAAATTCGGATTCTCTCCGTCCACCTGTTGCGCCACGCTCGTCACCAACCCTTTGTGAGTCAGCATAACCCCTTTAGGTAGCCCCGTCGTCCCGGAAGAATACGGCAGCGCAACGACATCTTCGGGGTTTATTTTCACTGCCGGGATGTCATTCTCGTCCGCCGAAGTCAGCTCCGAGAAGTGACGATAAGTATTACCGTCTTCCTCAGTTTCCGCGCTGTCGACGACCATGATCTCGACGTCGTTTTTAAGTGCGAAGTCCTTCACCTTGTCCACGTAAGCCGACTGCGTTATGATGAGTTTGGCATTGGATGCTTTTGCCTGCTTGGCCATCTCGGCTGGAGTGTAGAAGGGGTTGGCGGTGGTGACGACTGCGCCGATATTGGAGGCGCCGAGAAATGCAAAGACGAATTCAGGGCTGTTTTGGAGGAGGAGCATGATGACGTCGGTTTGGTGAATGCCGATTTTGTGGAGCCCCGAGGCGACCTTGCGGGAGGTGAGCTCGACGTCAGCGTAGGTGAAGGTGTCGCCGTTGTTGCCGTTGATCAAGCAGGGGCGGTCCATGAATTGGGAGATGTTTTCGAAGCAGTAGGTGTGAAGAGGGAGGTGGTTTGGGATGTAAATATCGGGGAGTTTGGACCGGAAAATGAACTCATCATCTTTGTGATGGTGCTCCATTGGATATGTGTTTGGATGGTGAGAAAGTGAGGGAAAATGTGAGAGAAAATTGGTAGTAGGGATTGGGTTGGTTTCTTTCAGACGACCTTCTCCCTGGTttttggtttgggttttggTTGAAGT
This Pyrus communis chromosome 6, drPyrComm1.1, whole genome shotgun sequence DNA region includes the following protein-coding sequences:
- the LOC137737534 gene encoding 4-coumarate--CoA ligase 2-like, with the translated sequence MEHHHKDDEFIFRSKLPDIYIPNHLPLHTYCFENISQFMDRPCLINGNNGDTFTYADVELTSRKVASGLHKIGIHQTDVIMLLLQNSPEFVFAFLGASNIGAVVTTANPFYTPAEMAKQAKASNAKLIITQSAYVDKVKDFALKNDVEIMVVDSAETEEDGNTYRHFSELTSADENDIPAVKINPEDVVALPYSSGTTGLPKGVMLTHKGLVTSVAQQVDGENPNLYFHSEDVILCVLPLFHIYSLNSVFLCGLRVGAAILIMQKFEITKLLELVEKYKVTIAPFVPPIVLSIAKSPDLDRYDLSSIRMVMSGAAPMGKELEDTVRAKLPNAKLGQGYGMTEAGPVLSMCLAFAKEPFEIKSGACGTVVRNAEMKIVDPDTGVSLTRNQAGEICIRGSQIMKGYLNDPEATERTVDKQGWLHTGDIGYIDGDDELFIVDRLKELIKYKGFQVAPAELEAMLIAHPNISDAAVVPMKDEAAGEIPVAFVVRSNGSKISEDDIKQYISKQVVFYKRIGRVFFIDKIPKAPSGKILRKDLRAKLAAGLPN